In Labrus mixtus chromosome 3, fLabMix1.1, whole genome shotgun sequence, a single window of DNA contains:
- the dmap1 gene encoding DNA methyltransferase 1-associated protein 1: protein MGTGADVRDILELTGGENDGPISKKDLINSDKKKSKKTTETLTFKRPEGMHREVYALLYSDKKDAPPLLPSDTTQGYRTVKAKLGCKKVRPWKWMPFTNPARRDGAIFHHWRRVAEEGKDYPFARFNKTVQVPVYSEQEYQMHLHDDGWTKAETDHLFDLCKRFDLRFIVVHDRYDYQQYRKRSVEDLKERYYNICGKLTKVRAASGTEPKIYIFDAGHERRRKEQLEKLFNRTPEQVAEEEYLVQELRKIETRKKEREKKAQDLQKLIKAADTTTELRRAEKRVSKKKLPQKRETEKPAVPETAGIKFPDFKSAGVTLRSQRMKLPSSVGQKKIKAIEQILIEQGVDLNPMPTEEIVQMFNELRSDLVLLYELKQAHSNCEYEQQMLRHRYEALLKASSGGVCGGTIGSGPASAGQGGEVNATNSTTAATPVGESQSWPCVDNIKVEAKEQIIDVVGAPLTPNSRKRRESASSSSSIKKVKKP, encoded by the exons ATGGGTACTGGAGCTGATGTTAGGGATATCCTGGAGTTGACTGGAGGAGAAAATGACGGTCCGATCAGTAAGAAAGATCTCATCAACTCGGACAAG AAAAAATCCAAGAAGACAACGGAAACCCTCACCTTCAAGAGACCAGAGGGAATGCACCGAGAGGTCTATGCTCTACTCTACTCAGATAAAAA AGATGCACCTCCACTGCTGCCCAGCGATACAACTCAGGGCTACAGGACAGTCAAAGCCAAGCTGGGCTGTAAAAAGGTTCGTCCCTGGAAGTGGATGCCCTTTACCAATCCGGCTCGAAGGGATGGGGCTATTTTCCATCACTGGAGACGTGTGGCGGAGGAGGGCAAGGACTACCCTTTCGCCCGCTTCAACAAG ACAGTACAGGTACCAGTTTACTCGGAGCAGGAGTATCAGATGCATCTGCATGATGATGGCTGGACTAAAGCAGAGACGGATCACCTGTTTGACCTGTGCAAACGCTTCGACCTTCGTTTCATAGTTGTCCATGACCGCTACGATTACCAGCAATACAGA AAACGTTCAGTGGAGGACCTAAAAGAACGGTATTATAACATCTGTGGTAAGCTGACCAAGGTTCGCGCAGCTTCAGGGACAGAGCCAAAGATCTATATCTTTGATGCAGGCCATGAAAGGCGCCGCAAGGAACAACTAGAGAAACTCTTCAATCGCACACCTGAACAA GTGGCAGAAGAGGAATATCTTGTTCAAGAGCTAAGGAAGATAGAGACTAGGAAGAAAGAGCGGGAGAAGAAGGCCCAGGATCTGCAGAAACTCATTAAAGCGGCTGACACAACCACGGAGTTAAGGCGAGCAGAAAAGAGAGTTTCCAAGAAGAAACTCCCTCAAAAAAGAGAAACGGAAAAACCG GCTGTTCCAGAGACGGCAGGCATCAAGTTTCCTGACTTCAAATCAGCGGGAGTCACTCTGCGCAGTCAGAGG ATGAAACTGCCAAGTTCAGTAGGCCAGAAGAAGATCAAGGCCATTGAGCAGATCCTGATCGAGCAAGGAGTGG ATCTGAACCCCATGCCCACAGAGGAGATTGTTCAGATGTTCAATGAGCTGCGTAGCGACCTGGTGTTGCTGTATGAGCTGAAGCAGGCCCACAGCAACTGTGAATATGAGCAACAGATGCTGCGTCATCGTTATGAGGCCCTACTGAAGGCCAGcagtggaggtgtgtgtggtgGAACTATAGGGTCTGGTCCAGCCTCTGCAGGACAGGGTGGAGAGGTCAATGCCACCAACAGCACCACAGCAGCCACCCCCGTTGGTGAATCTCAGTCCTGGCCCTGTGTGGACAACATCAAGGTGGAAGCCAAAGAGCAGATCATCGATGTTGTAGGAGCGCCACTTACGCCCAACTCT CGCAAAAGGAGAGAGTCTGCATCCAGCTCGTCTTCAATCAAGAAGGTGAAGAAGCCTTGA
- the timm44 gene encoding mitochondrial import inner membrane translocase subunit TIM44, with translation MEVPEVPPSWKWKVTSHHNRKKVIGATFKMAAPLCQCYQISVRRGLVAFPSSYLPLYKGPNVYRIRGLLSCSSQVLQIPCPQVRYMSGERGGGRKGFFGEFLDNLKQELNKNKEMKENIKKFRDEAKKLEESDALTQARRKYKTIESETVKTSEVLKKKLGNISETVKEGLGEVGRTEIGKKFMEGMEEAAKTAKTSAENVTKSGEKLGKTGAFKAISQGMESVKKEIGDLGHTGPYRPPAKLRKRSEFSSKGAGDDSKVFEANEEAMGVVLHKDSKWYQQWKDFKDNNAVFNRFFEMKMKYDESDNALIRASRAVTEKMTDVIGGLFSKTEMSEVLTEILKVDPSFDKDSFLKQCERDIIPNILEAMVRGELEVLKDWCYEATYSQLAHPIQQAKAMGLQFHSNILDIDNIDLAMGKMMDQGPVLIITFQAQLVMVIRNTKGEVVEGDPEKVLRMMYVWALCRDQEELNPYAAWRLLDISASSTEQIL, from the exons ATGGAGGTACCTGAAGTCCCTCCCTCGTGGAAATGGAAGGTCACAAGCCATCACAACCGGAAGAAGGTCATAGGCGCTACATTCAAGATGGCGGCCCCCTTGTGTCAGTGTTATCAG ATATCTGTAAGAAGAGGCTTGGTGGCTTTTCCTTCCTCTTACCTGCCTCTTTACAAAGGGCCAAATGTCTACAGGATACGTGGGCTCCTCTCGTGCTCCTCACAG GTGCTTCAGATTCCCTGTCCGCAGGTGAGGTATATGTCAGGGGAAAGAGGTGGTGGAAGAAAAGGTTTTTTTGGGGAGTTTCTGGACAACCTGAAACAGGAGCTAAACAAGAAcaaggaaatgaaagaaaacatcaagaAGTTTCGGGATGAGGCCAAAAAACTGGAAGAGTCAGACGCATTGACGCAAGCACGAAGGAAATAT AAAACGATAGAGTCTGAAACAGTAAAGACCTCCGAGGTTCTCAAGAAGAAGCTAGGAAACATCTCTGAGACAGTTAAAGAG GGGCTGGGGGAGGTTGGTCGTACAGAAATTGGGAAGAAATTCATGGAGGGAATGGAGGAAGCAGCCAAAACAGCGAAGACTTCAGCAGAGAATGTCACAAAGAGTGGAGAGAAGCTGGGGAAAACTGGTGCATTCAAAGCAATATCACAG GGCATGGAGAGTGTCAAGAAAGAGATCGGTGACCTGGGTCACACCGGCCCTTATCGACCTCCTGCCAAACTCAGGAAGAGGAGCGAGTTCTCCTCCAAGGGGGCCGGGGACGACAGCAAGGTCTTTGAAGCGAACGA ggAGGCTATGGGTGTAGTGCTCCATAAAGATTCAAAATGGTACCAGCAGTGGAAGGACTTCAAAGACAACAATGCGGTCTTCAACA GGTTCTTTGAGATGAAGATGAAGTATGATGAGAGTGACAACGCGCTCATCAGAGCATCTCGTGCTGTCACTGAAAAGATGACTGATGTCATAG GTGGGCTGTTTTCAAAGACTGAGATGTCTGAAGTACTGACAGAGATCTTGAAGGTGGACCCATCCTTTGACAAAGACTCTTTCCTCAAGCAGTGTGAACGAGACATCATCCCCAATATACTCGAG GCGATGGTCAGGGGGGAGCTGGAGGTTCTGAAGGATTGGTGTTATGAAGCg ACTTACAGCCAACTGGCTCACCCCATTCAGCAAGCCAAGGCCATGGGACTGCAGTTCCACTCTAATATCCTGGACATTGACAATATTGAT CTGGCCATGGGGAAGATGATGGACCAGGGTCCAGTGCTGATCATCACCTTCCAGGCTCAGTTAGTCATGGTGATCCGAAACACCAAAGGAGAGGTGGTGGAGGGAGACCct GAAAAAGTGCTCAGGATGATGTACGTGTGGGCTCTGTGTCGAGACCAGGAAGAGCTCAACCCGTACGCTGCATGGAGACTACTCGACATCTCTGCCTCCAGCACAGAACAGATCCTCTAA
- the hnrnpm gene encoding heterogeneous nuclear ribonucleoprotein M, whose product MSNEQAENTVEKVGQQPAPQQQQQQQQGEVNGKAKHEPNASRKERPQKRGGGGRFEPYGHVNRRYRVFVSNIPYDVKWQALKDLMKEKVGDVTYVEHLMDAEGKSRGCAVVEFRSEELMKKAVEKVNKHNLNGRPLKVKEDPDGVIAQREINKAQGGGPPGGHGGMGGMGGMGGMGGMDRMNMDRMGPGPNGSMVNIPPSLMNNPNIPNEIIHGLQAGRIGSTVFVANLDYKVGWKKLKEVFGMAGMVVRADILEDKDGKSRGMGTVTFDMPLEAVQAVSMFNGQLLFNRLMHVKLDEKSMPKDFGPPDRAAALPRGLSGIGLGLGPGGQPIDAAQLNRGGGGGGGGGGGGGGMGNMGPGGMDGMGFGNMGGRMGGGGMDNFGGMNNMDRFGSSGMSRMNEMDRGIGGAFDREFGRNEMGMSRNNFGESFERGMGNNMSMDRMSSGMDRMGSSMDRMGGMDRMGMDRMDRVSDLDRLGTGFDRMGSGMDRMAPSMDRLGPGLDRMNSSMDRLGPAGFDRLGPSSLDRMGSGMDFGSPMGMDRMGNTGLDRMSSSFDRIGSTGGLDRFPSGGLDRMGSGMDRMGAGGVGGQFDRSADMDRGFGGNSFGGAGASGTGGSNIRKGCQIFVRNLPFDFGWKMLKETFNTCGIVQYADIKMENGKSKGCGVVRFDNPETAERACRTMNGYRLNGREIDVRIDRNA is encoded by the exons ATGTCTAACGAGCAGGCCGAAAACACCGTCGAGAAAGTGGGCCAGCAGCCTgcaccgcagcagcagcagcagcagcagcaggg AGAAGTGAATGGGAAAGCCAAGCATGAGCCCAATGCAAGCAGAAAGGAGAGGCCGCAGAAGAGAGGTGGAGGCGGGCGTTTTGAACCCTACGGACACGTGAACAGAAGATACCGTGTTTTTGTCAGCAACATCCCATATGATGTGAAATGGCAAGCCCTGAAGGATCTGATGAAAGAGAAAG TGGGTGATGTAACGTACGTGGAACACTTAATGGACGCAGAAGGCAAATCGAGG GGTTGTGC tGTGGTTGAGTTTAGGAGTGAAGAGCTTATGAAGAAAGCGGTGGAAAAGGTCAACAAGCACAATCTCAACGGAAGACCCCTCAAAGTGAAAGAG GACCCTGATGGTGTGATAGCTCAGAGAGAAATCAACAAGGCCCAAGGCGGGGGCCCACCAGGAGGCCACGGAGGAATGGGTGGAATGGGCGGAATGGGAGGCATGGGTGGAATGGATCGTATGAATATGGATCGAATGGGCCCTGGACCTAATGGTTCCATGGTCAACATCCCTCCGAGTCTAATGAACAACCCCAACATCCCCAATGAGATCATCCATGGTCTTCAGGCTGGCAGGATTGGCAGCACTGTGTTTGTAGCTAAT CTTGACTACAAAGTGGGCTGGAAGAAGCTGAAAGAGGTCTTCGGCATGGCTGGCATGGTGGTGAGAGCAGATATCCTGGAGGACAAGGATGGGAAAAGCAGAGGCATGGGCACAGTAACATTCGACATGCCCCTTGAAGCCGTCCAGGCTGTGT CTATGTTCAATGGACAGCTGTTATTCAACAGACTCATGCACGTCAAACTG GATGAAAAATCCATGCCTAAAGATTTTGGACCACctgacagagctgcagctcttCCCC GTGGCCTGAGTGGCATTGGTTTGGGCTTGGGACCAGGTGGCCAACCCATTGATGCAGCCCAACTGAACaggggaggtggtggtggtggtggaggaggaggtggtggaggaggaatgGGTAACATGGGCCCTGGAG GAATGGATGGAATGGGATTTGGCAACATGGGAGGTCGTatgggtggaggag GGATGGACAACTTTGGAGGAATGAACAACATGGATCGTTTCGGTTCTTCTGGGATGAGCAGAATGAACG AGATGGACCGTGGAATTGGTGGTGCTTTTGACAGGGAGTTTGGGCGAAATGAAATGGGAATGTCTCGCAATAATTTTGGAGAGTCCTTTGAAAGAGGCATGG GAAACAACATGAGTATGGACCGCATGAGTTCTGGAATGGACCGCATGGGAAGCAGCATGGACCGCATGGGAGGGATGGACCGGATGGGCATGGACAGGATGGACCGCGTGTCTGACCTAGACAGGCTGGGAACAGGCTTTGACCGGATGGGCTCTGGGATGGACCGGATGGCGCCCAGTATGGACAGGCTCGGACCTGGCCTGGACCGTATGAACTCCAGCATGGACCGCCTTGGCCCAGCTGGGTTTGACCGCCTAGGCCCGTCTAGTCTGGATCGCATGGGCTCTGGCATGGACTTTGGCTCCCCGATGGGAATGGATCGCATGGGCAACACCGGGCTTGACCGAATGAGCAGCAGTTTTGACCGCATAGGCTCAACTGGAGGACTTGACCGCTTTCCGTCCGGTGGTCTCGACCGAATGGGCTCTGGCATGGATCGTATGGGGGCTGGAGGTGTTGGCGGTCAGTTTGATCGCTCTGCTGACATGGATCGTGGATTTGGTGGGAATTCCTTTGGAGGAGCTGGAGCGTCTGGAACTGGGGGAAGCAATATCAGGAAGGGGTGCCAGATCTTTGTCAGAAAT CTGCCATTTGACTTTGGCTGGAAGATGCTGAAGGAAACCTTTAACACTTGTG GCATAGTGCAGTATGCAGATATCAAGATGGAAAATGGCAAGTCCAAGGGCTGTGGTGTGGTTCGCTTTGACAACCCTGAAACTGCTGAGCGTGCCTGCAGGACCATGAATGGCTATCGCCTGAACGGAAGAGAGATTGATGTTAGGATTGATAGGAATGCATAA